The Candidatus Omnitrophota bacterium region AATAATTTAAGTTTAAAGAAGGTAAGGCTGGATAATTTATAAGGCCAAGTACCAACGCGAAAGTGGCTGAAAGAATGAAAGAAATAAACCAACCACCAAAGAAACCTTCCCATGTTTTTTTAGGAGAAATACGTGGATTTAGTTTATGTTTTCCAAACAAAACGCCAATAAAGTAAGCTCCGATGTCGGTAGAAATTGTTCCTAAAATTACATAAATAATTAGGAAGGATGATTGCAGATACTTAAAAAGATCGGCGCCAGTATCAGTAATATCTTTGAATCTTTCAAACGGAGAAAACCTTAAATATAGTAATGATTGAAGGCATAAACCAACAACAATTGTCATAGACAAGAGGTAGAAAACATGATTAACAGTGAATTCTTCACAAATAAATGAAATGCCAAAGAAGACGCCGGCAGCAACCATAATCAAAACTGTGGACACTATCAAATCAGTAAATTCGTTAACTAAGATTTTACTAGCATCAAAACTAGATGGTTCTTTAATGTAGGCAGCAATATTGTTTTTAATAAAAATCCAATAAACAAAGCAGATCATTAAAATGATTGATGCGGTATAAATTAAGTATTTAAAACGGCTCTTTAAGCCAATAACGTGAACAAGTTCATAAGCAGAAAAAACAGCAATGATAACAGACAAAGCAAAATAAAACCAACCACCCAAGAACAAACATGGAATTGCGATAGCGGCTAAAACCACACCAGTAATGATACGAGTTCTCATCGAAGATTTTGTTTCATTTGTTATTTCATTTGTTTCGATTATTTTATTTTTCATTTTTCAAACCTCCATAACGACGGTTACGGTTGTTAAATTCCTCAAGGCAATCCAGAAATTGATCTTTCTTAAAATCAGGCCAATATGTTGGAGTGAAAACAAATTCGGCATAAGCAAGTTGCCAAAGCAAGAAATTTGAGATTCGTTGTTCTCCGCTGGTGCGGACAAGTAAGTCAACATTTGGAAGACCTTCTGTATACAAATACTTTTCAAAATCTTTATTTGAAAGCGAATCGATATCCAATTTTCCACTCATTGCTTCTTTTACAATCAGCTTACTAGCGCGTACAATTTCGTCTTGACCGCCATAATTTAAACATAGATTCATGACATGTTTGTTATTGTTTTTTGTTAATTTGATTGCTTTTAAGCAAATATCTTGAGTTTTTATCGGCAATCGAGAAATATCACCAGAAATGATAACTTTGACACCATCAGAGATTAAATAATCAATTTGTTTTTTGAAGAACACTTCCAAATATTTAAATAAATGATTAATTTCCGCTTTTGGCCGAGACCAGTTTTCGGTGGAAAAACAATAATAGGAAATTACTTTAATTCCGTATTCTTTGCAATACTCAAAAACTTCAATAATTCGCTGACAAGCTTCTTTATGTCCAAGATAACGAGGAAGACCTCTAGCGTTAGCCCAACGACCATTACCGTCCATAATGAAAGCAATGTGGTTTATTGGCTTATTGAGTTCTACCTACTG contains the following coding sequences:
- a CDS encoding phosphatidate cytidylyltransferase, producing MKNKIIETNEITNETKSSMRTRIITGVVLAAIAIPCLFLGGWFYFALSVIIAVFSAYELVHVIGLKSRFKYLIYTASIILMICFVYWIFIKNNIAAYIKEPSSFDASKILVNEFTDLIVSTVLIMVAAGVFFGISFICEEFTVNHVFYLLSMTIVVGLCLQSLLYLRFSPFERFKDITDTGADLFKYLQSSFLIIYVILGTISTDIGAYFIGVLFGKHKLNPRISPKKTWEGFFGGWFISFILSATFALVLGLINYPALPSLNLNYFYWFLLLSFLMPIFANLGDFAFSAIKRGFGIKDFSNLLPGHGGILDRFDSMLFVSGFVAAMLIFINNGWKIFA
- the uppS gene encoding polyprenyl diphosphate synthase gives rise to the protein MAFIMDGNGRWANARGLPRYLGHKEACQRIIEVFEYCKEYGIKVISYYCFSTENWSRPKAEINHLFKYLEVFFKKQIDYLISDGVKVIISGDISRLPIKTQDICLKAIKLTKNNNKHVMNLCLNYGGQDEIVRASKLIVKEAMSGKLDIDSLSNKDFEKYLYTEGLPNVDLLVRTSGEQRISNFLLWQLAYAEFVFTPTYWPDFKKDQFLDCLEEFNNRNRRYGGLKNEK